A part of Populus alba chromosome 8, ASM523922v2, whole genome shotgun sequence genomic DNA contains:
- the LOC118040043 gene encoding uncharacterized protein — translation MAAQVSPSLAPLLLFARISGLLAAALVISWALVFKSSFLPQSTSQEDLIYAVLHPLLMVIGFILISGEAILVHKWLPGSRGFKKSVHLCLQGLALACGIFGIWTKFHGNDGIVANFFSLHSWMGLICISLFGAQWLMGFVSFWHRGEMRTARITVLPWHIFLGLYTYGLAVATAETGLLEKITFLQTKKDVSKHTPESMVVNSLGLSLALLSGIIILAAVSPRDGVVKPPRKIRRPTRLKWTGFYGEGGSIKSGKTTKVFWDIFSERKSLRLVKRQPSDGFGSKRVTAEKMDVPVIRFPTITMMVRVIGVLVAAFVLIWTFHFRGGLALSSDNKSLIFNVHPVLLVIGLVLLNGEAMLAYKTVSGTKSFRKIVHLTMQSMAFCLSIIGVWAAYKFHSEKGVDHFYTLHSWLGLTCLFLFGTQWAAGFYTFWYPGGSINSRAALLPWHVFLGIYIYALAVATTATGILEKATFLQVHNITSPYSTEAYLVNSLGMLVVVLGGCVILAIVTPMSAKGDAFRTQEYHMQYPSV, via the exons ATGGCAGCCCAGGTCTCTCCTTCACTAGCCCCACTTCTCCTCTTTGCAAGAATCTCAGGTCTTTTAGCAGCAGCTTTAGTCATTTCTTGGGCTCTTGTTTTCAAGTCTAGCTTTCTGCCCCAATCTACCTCTCAAGAAGACCTCATTTACGCT GTTCTCCATCCCTTGCTAATGGTGATTGGTTTCATTCTCATCAGTGGAGAAG CAATTTTGGTACATAAATGGTTGCCTGGTTCAAGGGGTTTCAAGAAATCAGTGCATTTGTGTCTTCAAGGACTGGCTCTGGCTTGTGGGATTTTTGGGATCTGGACAAAGTTTCATGGTAACGACGGGATTGTGGCAAATTTCTTCAGTTTGCATTCTTGGATGGGTTTAATCTGCATTTCCTTGTTTGGAGCTCAG TGGTTGATGGGTTTCGTGAGCTTTTGGCATCGAGGGGAAATGCGGACAGCGAGGATAACAGTGTTACCATGGCACATCTTTCTTGGCCTCTACACGTATGGGTTAGCCGTGGCAACAGCAGAGACAGGACTGCTGGAAAAGATTACTTTCTTGCAAACAAAGAAAGACGTGTCGAAACACACTCCAGAATCCATGGTTGTTAACAGTTTAGGACTGAGCTTGGCTTTACTGAGTGGTATTATAATACTAGCTGCGGTCTCTCCCAG GGATGGGGTTGTAAAACCTCCACGAAAGATTAGGCGTCCCACGAGGCTCAAATGGACTGGATTCTACGGGGAGGGTGGTTCGATTAAGTCTGGCAAAACAACGAAGGTATTTTGGGATATTTTCAGT GAAAGGAAAAGTCTTCGTTTAGTGAAACGGCAACCAAGCGATGGGTTTG GATCGAAAAGAGTGACTGCAGAAAAAATGGATGTTCCGGTGATTAGATTTCCGACTATAACTATGATGGTGAGAGTAATCGGAgtgttggtggctgccttcgtTCTAATTTGGACCTTCCATTTCAGAGGAGGCTTGGCTCTTTCATCTGATAACAAAAGCCTCAtcttcaat GTGCATCCTGTTCTTCTGGTGATTGGTCTTGTTCTCTTGAATGGTGAAG CGATGCTAGCTTACAAGACTGTATCAGGAACTAAAAGTTTCAGAAAGATAGTGCATCTGACAATGCAATCTATGGCATTTTGTTTAAGCATAATAGGAGTCTGGGCTGCTTATAAGTTCCACAGTGAGAAGGGTGTTGATCATTTCTACACTCTGCATTCATGGCTGGGCTTAACTTGTTTATTCCTCTTTGGTACTCAG TGGGCTGCTGGCTTTTACACGTTTTGGTATCCTGGTGGTTCAATAAACAGTAGAGCTGCTCTACTTCCCTGGCATGTTTTCTTGGGGATTTATATATATGCACTTGCTGTTGCTACTACTGCCACAGGAATTCTAGAGAAAGCTACATTCTTGCAAGTCCACAACATAACATCGCCCTACTCCACTGAGGCATATTTGGTGAATTCCCTGGGTATGCTGGTTGTTGTTCTTGGTGGTTGTGTAATACTTGCAATAGTTACACCTATGAGTGCTAAAGGTGATGCTTTTAGAACACAAGAGTATCATATGCAATATCCTTCTGTGTAA